The Macadamia integrifolia cultivar HAES 741 chromosome 4, SCU_Mint_v3, whole genome shotgun sequence genome contains the following window.
TACACAGTTTATCATGGTTCCAACAGTTCGTCTCAATAGGAAAAGGtctaaagaaatgaagaaggtATTTttatgtggagagagagagagagagagtgtgttaaTATTTCATTCATTTGTTGGCATGCAAGGATGATTTATGACATAGCTGATGGACGTACGTCAGTAAAGTGGACTATTAGGGGTGAGAGAAATGACTACAGCCATGTAATACATAGACCTGCAAGAAAAGTGAGTTATAAGAGTTTCTAAAATTGTAGTAAGAGTTATCATTCATGatcaccgaaaaaaaaaaatttgttgttgCTAGCTCCAAATCCATGGTAACAACTAACAATCAAGGACATGGAATTATGGGGGCAGCTGTGACCATGGATAATGCTTTTAGATCGACCCACTACTTACAATCTAGAATGGGGTTGGTGATTTTCAGATTCATGATCACAGATCAAGGATTCTAAAGattattattagggaaaagTGTCTATGAATCTATGGTATACTGTCCATCcagatatatataattattttattaattttttcgtACCTTACTCTGCATGCTCAAAGAACCCTTGCCCTTGTTATTATTAAGGAAGGGTTTACATGCACGCCACATAAGACCAAGGAAGGGTTATGATGCATCAAATTAAAGATGGGGATTGGTCATTTCAAAACCTGTTGAGAGGAGAGATAGGGGATTCTTATCCTCTCTAGCGCCGAAGAAAATCCAACCACATCCAGCAGTTGGGAACACCCTTGAGCATGCATCCCAAGGGGCTCTCAAGTTTTAACCATTACATGTGCATGGGGATCCCTCCCACGCCAAAGATGATCTGAGATATCCTAGcatcaaaaaatcttttctcttattattattattattttgggcaGAGTTAAAAGCTCTATTTTGACTTTTTAGTCTCACCATAAGAGCCTttggcagttttttttttttttttttaaaaaaaataagggctCATAGAACATAAAGATACCATTAATTATGTGGAATAGGTTCTTAAGTTCAATATTTTTCGTACATGGTTGTGGTTTAGCCAAGTGTTCTATAGAGAGGGGAGACAGAATATTAGCCAAAATGGACTCTTGGTTATGATATATGTGGATCCACCACTTCCATTGATTGATTAGATGTAGTCTGTCCCATGGAGCTGACAATGGATATCAGACCGTTGTGATCACAAGACAAAGGATTCAGTTTCTCTCCTAAGTGTCCATCACCCAGGTCTTGCCTATAGTTACCTAGCGAGTGCCATGTGTCCAGACAATGATTCAACGGTTCTTGGCTCTTCGTTCTCCATACCTCTCTCGAAATATTAGATTATCGTCTCGCCATGTAACGTTTGCCTAAATAGCTATGGGTCCAACTGATAAATTATAAGGTATGAAAAGTGATAtgatattaatatattatactATATGTACGATAGCACCAACCACTGCATGCGCGCACAAGTCGGCCCCGACGTTACGTGCCTCAGAAAAGGCAAGGGGTGGGACCGTGGCGTAGTGTGAAATTTTTTAAGCCGAGTGTGACCGTCACTAGATATCACGAATTAATCGATGGGACCTTTTTACCCTTATGCCGACCACGCATGCTTTGTCTCATTTAATAGTTATGATGGGCCCCACCATGGTTAGGGAACCAATCTATTTAATGATCAATGACTTCCATTAATTGGAGCGGATGACAAAAGGAATTGAAAGACTGATTTACCCCTCAACTCCCACTGTTGCTATCTGCTGTCCTCTTTTCACAATGACAATTAAAAGGAGAAGCAACGGTAGGATTGTCTTTCAAGATGCATAGGGCCTTCATATCGTCATTCTTGTCGTTTCATGATTTCATGATTGGGAAAGAGGAGTGGCCCAGAAATTACTAACCGAAATCAAAATTTACCTTATTTTCCACAATCATAATTATACTGAAACCAAAATCGGTGCTTGGGTATCGATGACTCGGCATTACATTGAGCAGGGGCCAAGGGGCTAGGGCTCCTCATCCATGACCCGAGTGGAATAACGAGTTAGAGCAACTACTATTTCCAGCCCACCAAACTCTGGTTTTCTCAGAATTATGTCAGCATATATCCACATAGGACCACTAAATATTACTAACCTGGTTGAGCATTTCCTcaaatttggtatttggtagggCCCACTTACCGGTCATCATGAAATCCTGGCCACTCAAATATGTTCATCTCTTACTCAGCCCAGCCCAGCTCACAATGTTTACTCCCACTCGGTAAGGGTAAATTACTAAATTACCACTGAGGATATGATGGAATATACATTTCATCATTGATCATCATAGGTACAGTTTAATAATTAATAGGGCATTTCTGTCATCTAGATTTGATTGTACATGTATGTCActgaccttttctcttctcGCCCTGTGACCTTATTTATCAGTTCCCCTCCCTCTGTCGTTCTCTTCTTCACTACACTCAGCACCACTACCACCAAAACACCTTCAGCAGTTTGTTGCCTTGGTCACTTCTagttgtgctctctctctctctctctctctcttttcaattcTCATCTCTTACTGTTATTTGTTAAGAAGCTTCAAAAGTTGAACTTTGTTCACCTGGTTAAGTATTAGCTCCCCAAGATGGGCCGATCTCCTTGCTGTGAGAAAGTGGGTTTGAAGAAAGGGCCATGGACACCTGAAGAAGACCAGAAACTCTTGGCTTACATTGAAGAACACGGCCATGGAAGCTGGCGAGCCTTGCCGGCCAAAGCTGGTGATGATGTTCACCTCACCTTATACCATTAACTTGTTTtgtgatgaggatgatgatgatggaagctaatcagatccttctattttttttttgtggttgaCAGGGCTGCAGAGGTGTGGGAAGAGCTGTAGACTGAGATGGACTAACTACCTTAGACCTGATATAAAGAGAGGGAAGTTCAGTTTACAGGAAGAACAGACCATCATTCAACTCCATGCACTTCTAGGGAACAGGTAATTTGGATCTGGTTTGATTTCCAAATAACTATGTTTATAATTAGATTTtaattcttcttattcttctcctccttgttGGGGCTGAATGTGGAGGTCAATGGTTACTGGGGTGTACTGTAATGTTGCAGTTGGTTGCTTTGTGTGGCCGGGCCAGCCGTGCAAGTCTGCAACCCAGGTCTTTATCATTGATGAACAACCAAGGAGGCTTTGCTAACTTTAGTAGGCTAGTCTGGTGACCACGCTTCAAGAACTTTATTATcaacctttactttctgtcacgGTCTCACCTGGCTAGCTTCCCTAGTACGGTTTCCTGTTATTAAtgacctttctttcaattttcttttcactttctaaTTATGAATATACACTTTCAGTgggttcttccttcttccttccactgtaatggggcttttctccttccttttttttttttttttttttttgatgtaaTGGCTTTTCTCCATCTTTTCCTGCTAAATCTAAAATGGGTCTATTCTCTTTTCTTAATTAGAAGATCTGATAGTTTTCCTTCTTCGAGAAATTTAATggtgaagaagaaacaaagaattcTGTGTTCATTGATTGTGGTTATGGTCTTATTGATTTCAGATGGTCGGCCATAGCAACTCACTTGCCCAAGAGAACAGACAATGAGATAAAGAACTACTGGAACACTCATCTCAAGAAACGGCTCGCGAAGATGGGAATCGATCCCGTGACCCACAAACCCAAGAGCGATGCACTTAGCTCTGTCGACGGCCAATCCAAGACCGCCGCAAATCTAAGCCACATGGCTCAGTGGGAGAGTGCTCGACTAGAAGCCGAAGCTCGATTGGTCAGGGAGTCCAAGTTGCGGTGCATTTCCGTCCAACAAGTCCAAAGCCTGCCTCAGGTGGGTTCCGTTCTTAACAAAACAGCAGAAGCTCCACCGGGTCCACCGGCGGCGCCGCTGTGTTTGGATGTGCTCAAGGCTTGGCAAGGAGCATGGTCAAAGTCAACGAAAGGTTGTTTCGTTGCCGACGGCAACGGTCCTGATCTCGAGTCCCCGACGTCTACATTAAGCTTCTCTGAGAACCCACTGCCGATTCATACCGTCGGGTTCGGGGATAACCCGAGCAATGCGATGGAGTACTACGGCAACGAAGGTGGGTCTGAGATGGTgaaggaagaaagtgaagaagagtgGAAGAAAGGCTCCAAGGATAGGATGGAGAGCTCCATGACGTTCGCCACTACCATCACCACCGGTATCCAAGATGTCATCTTCCCCGTCGAGACACCCTGGTTACCGGAATCTGGGAGGGCAGAAAACGGACACGTTGCCGTTTCAAATTTCATGGATGGTTTCATGGATCTTCTTCTAAGTAACCCTGACGACGATCTTAACGAGACAGACAGAGGTGGAGATTCTGATAATGGAGACGGTGGCAGGGAAGTATTCAGCTACGAAAAGAACAAGAATTACTGGAACAATATACTGAACTTGGTAAACTCTTCCCCGTCTGGTTCGCCGCTTTTCTAGAATCGCCGTCACCGGAGAAGTAACTAAGAATGGTCAACCAATGTTAACAGCCAAAATTGCGATTCAAAATCGAAAATAGTATCTGGGTTTTAACTTTCAAAAGGAAAGATCCTTCAATCCATTTCCAAGGAGACACAGTTCGTGAGATTAGGCAACGTATTCGAGTAAAAGTGTAATTGTGTCTGGGCtctagcctctctctctctctctctctctgtgaaacGGGTACTCGGATCGGACACCctataagagaagaaaagggaaacccaaatACCGTCTAAGGCTTTTTAACTTCGGAGATTGGAATCtaatctttgtttcttcttctgaaTTACAATTTTCAGGATTCTAAGTTGAGCCTGATTTATTTTGCACTGGATGGAGGCCGACCCGTATCCAAGTCTGGGTTTACAAACCTTGTTGTCCTCTGGAACATGGGAAGTGAGAAATCAATCTCGGCCTCTTAATTAGCATATTAAAGCGTCCTCAAACCAGGAGAGATAAATAATACTAATAGTTAAAAGGGAAAATGTTGagtatgccgtcgatatcaagtatgctagcacccattgtgtctatctctctcttccctttttctgaaatgaccctcatattcttcctgaatgatactccatcacaTGTTCCTATTgatgctatccgctagcatacttgatatcggcagcATGCCTATCCCTCTTCCTAGTTAAAACATGCTTAGGCGATCATGTAGAGCCGTAGAGGGTTAGGGATGTCAAcgggtcggtccggctcggttttggtccagtttgagtcggtttcggtgtgggaaggctgaaaccgaaatcgaaccaataaggaaatttcggtttcggtgcggtttggtttcggtttgtcttcacTTTCTTAAATCGGTTTGCAATCGGGTTGGTTTCAGTtattggtccagtttggattatactttccatacaaatgtatacaaaactatgaaaattttggtttttttaatgaattttggactgtTTCGGTTTtttactggtttggtttcgatttcgatttgggttttgaaccaatttcagtttggtttcaggttcatccggtttccgatGCAGTTCGGCTTGGTTTAGGGTGGCAATACTCCAAactaaaaccgaaccaataaggcttcgattcgatttggtccgggttgttatTGGTTCGATCTAGCCAGTTttactggtttggtttagggtttgacacccctatagaGGGTTATTGATCAAGCACACGTACATGGGTATCAAAAGGGAACGGGTTTTTTTAGGTTTCATAAGAGAGGGGTTTTCTTTTCCATTAATATTTGCTGCTCTGTAGGATCATGCATGGGGCTTATTGCCTAAAATGACCGCTCCACCCCCATAGTAATAGAAATCTTCCTTTGATCATTGCATCTGCACATTCCCTCATTGCCCCCACATTAGTGCAGGGTCAACATTAGTGTAGGGTCACATGATCAggcaatcttcttcttctcatggcTACTGCGCCAACGCTTGAGACAATGGAAATATGTGCCCAAACTTCCATCTAGAATGATAGAGACATATGGTGTCTAGGGCCTCTAGGTGCATAGGGTGCAACCAAGTAGCATTCCGTAAATACTAAATAGAGAGAAGGAACACTATTTGGTTACATGGCTACTGTGCCAACGCTTGAGACAATGGAAATACGTGCACAAGCTTCCATCTAGAAGCATAGAGACATATGGTGTCTAGGGCCTCTAGGTGCACAGGGTGCAACCAAGTAgcattgccccccccccccccaaacccaaacccaaacccaaacccaaacaaaTAACAATGATAAAAGATCTATGAGCCACCAAAATTGTGCCTTCTGCATGTGTATCTTCAAGACAACCATTTAAATATCATTTATCATTTATCATTTATGTCATATTACGTATGTTATATAAGgcataattatatttttaatataatacaAACAATTTCATAATTAAATGAAATCAAGTAAATATGCATATATCTCATGGAAGATCCTTTGACTATTTTGTATAAATAACTTCTAAAATTCGTGAATATTTGTTGCATTAAAATAAGAGAGAGGGATATGCAGAGCACTCGTTAGTCACACGTCAGTGGGGGACACCAATGTGGGTGTAAGATGAGGTATCATAAAGGGGATACACGGGtcatttcaaagaagaaaatagataaaTAGGCACAATGCCTACTAGCATGTGGCCAGCCTAGCCATTTCCTTTAAAACAATTATATATCATACGAGGAatttagagaaagagagaggggcaATAAGAACAACCAATATTAACCATTTCTAAAATAAATTCTTATAGTAAATAGTGcaattttaattaattactaCAATTGATGCTATAATAATTTAAGTACGATATTTATcaagataataataatttaattaattgcAACAAAACTTTTATTCATGCAACTACATTCGATGCTATAATAACtaaggcaatttttttttcttgcattaTGAAAGGTGGGTCATGCGACTATGTTAAGAAtttaattgtttttcttttgtttggtagtgaaataaaatgaagttaaaaagtcttaaaaaaatgaagataagCAGGGATAGGTCAAGATGAAATCCCAATAAAAGTGTAGAAAACCCTAGATGCATTTGGGGTTCATTGATTAACTAATttatttaacaagattatgaacataaaaaaaatatcaaataaataaagaagaagcaTTGTTATACTGATCTATTGAgagaaaaacaaatatatatatatatatatatacactagcaAAAACAATTTTAAGTGAGGTTTTAGATTCTATGTAATATGGAGTTCactttgattcaaaatttttattcctcttctttttctcatgtGAAAAAGAGAGGTGTGTGATATAGATTGGGTGTTTGCTGAAATTGGCGAGTTAATTAGTTCTATTGGGTAATTGAGTTAATGTGTTGTGCTGAACTTGTAAGCATGCTTTTAATGTTTCACAAAAAACCGTTCCAAAGCAATAGTGGCACCACATTTAGTGACGGTTATCCGGCGGTTAAAAAAACCGCCCCTGAAGGTAGCAAGGGCGTTTTTATAGGTTTAGCGGCAGAAAAAACTACCTTAAAAAAGACACTTTTTTTGTAGTTACTAATCCAATTGTTACTTCAATTAAACCACCaccaagaaaaattgaaacaagttCCTTTTACTTCGAAGGAACAAAATTCAATCTTCACTAAATCAGTCTTAATaccacagaaaaaaaaacacgTAGTTTAGCATCAATCTGCTTGTACCATTCGTTAATGATGAAAACTAACATACAAAAATagatttatagaaaaaaatatcGAAATAGACATGGTGATAAGCCATTCAGATTCAAAGTTTAATATCTTTATGTTGAGCACATCATAAGTTGAATATCAACAATTTTTGAAAAGAATAAGTTGCTAAAACTTatagagaaaaatcaaataaaatgaaagcagagaagatgaaaggaaaGGAATGTAGATGATACCATAATGTAATTGAAAGGAAACCTTATGCCACAAAAATAGAGTGGCAGAGTCCAATAGATTCACAAAGAAATTCACTTGAAACAGTTCAAAAAAAATTCACCAATCCAGCATCTATATGTCAAGGTATAGATTTGACTTTAAGGGGTAGGGGTGGTGGGAGGAGAAACTTTAGCTCACCTTAGTGTCATCTACTAGAGGAGTTACAATAGCCACTTTTAGAGTTTCTATGGTTACATGTACAaatgatgatatcatttttaaaTGTCAACTACTGGAGGTTGAAGCACAAACGATGGTATCATTGCCATGGAGATACCTGCTTGCTTAATTGGTAGTAGAGTTCCTTG
Protein-coding sequences here:
- the LOC122075328 gene encoding transcription factor MYB106-like, giving the protein MGRSPCCEKVGLKKGPWTPEEDQKLLAYIEEHGHGSWRALPAKAGLQRCGKSCRLRWTNYLRPDIKRGKFSLQEEQTIIQLHALLGNRWSAIATHLPKRTDNEIKNYWNTHLKKRLAKMGIDPVTHKPKSDALSSVDGQSKTAANLSHMAQWESARLEAEARLVRESKLRCISVQQVQSLPQVGSVLNKTAEAPPGPPAAPLCLDVLKAWQGAWSKSTKGCFVADGNGPDLESPTSTLSFSENPLPIHTVGFGDNPSNAMEYYGNEGGSEMVKEESEEEWKKGSKDRMESSMTFATTITTGIQDVIFPVETPWLPESGRAENGHVAVSNFMDGFMDLLLSNPDDDLNETDRGGDSDNGDGGREVFSYEKNKNYWNNILNLVNSSPSGSPLF